One genomic region from Nitrospira sp. encodes:
- the hemW gene encoding radical SAM family heme chaperone HemW — translation MRQATDQGLYIHVPFCHQRCHFCAFYLEIHHRRAAAEFVDSLLTELRRYAADSPFDPRPLGSVYFGGGTPTTLDADQLMRVLSEANDAFGLAPDAEVTVEAHPESVTADSLDRLRNGGVTRISFGAESMDQAELDQVGRPGSPFDTRQAVAAARVAGFVNINLDLMYGLPGQTIESWHRSLHETMALTPTHLSCYALTVEDGTALRTAIDRGLVPAPDELLQNEMDELAATTLAGAGYTRYEISNYSRPGFASRHNQLHWTGGRYLGLGPSAQSYVGGRRFGNVSNLATYNACLRDSRLPVSESEQLSDVRAACERLIFGLRLTDGVALEETGVLSDAGLAVVIHELMADHLLEREGHLARLTARGRRYADSVAVTLLSAIKEAPRAPSALDFHAPSRQQCTESAENVRIERHSATP, via the coding sequence ATGCGGCAGGCGACCGATCAAGGGCTCTATATTCACGTGCCCTTTTGTCATCAACGCTGTCACTTCTGCGCCTTTTATCTCGAAATTCACCATCGCCGTGCTGCAGCGGAATTTGTAGACTCGCTGCTGACGGAGCTGCGGCGCTACGCCGCCGATTCGCCATTTGATCCTCGTCCCTTGGGCTCCGTGTATTTCGGTGGCGGGACGCCGACCACCCTCGATGCAGACCAACTGATGCGAGTCTTGTCGGAAGCGAACGACGCATTCGGCCTCGCACCGGACGCCGAGGTGACCGTGGAGGCGCATCCGGAATCCGTGACGGCAGACAGTCTGGATAGACTCCGGAATGGCGGCGTCACCCGCATCAGCTTCGGGGCCGAATCCATGGACCAGGCCGAGTTGGATCAGGTCGGACGCCCAGGCTCCCCGTTCGATACCAGACAAGCCGTGGCCGCCGCACGCGTCGCAGGTTTCGTGAATATCAATCTCGACCTGATGTATGGCCTGCCTGGCCAGACAATTGAAAGTTGGCACAGGTCCCTGCACGAGACCATGGCGCTCACTCCGACCCACCTCTCCTGCTATGCCCTCACGGTTGAAGACGGCACGGCGCTCAGAACGGCCATCGATCGCGGGCTGGTCCCCGCCCCTGATGAGCTCCTGCAGAATGAAATGGACGAGCTCGCCGCAACGACGCTGGCTGGTGCCGGTTACACCCGCTACGAAATTTCGAACTACTCCCGCCCCGGTTTTGCCAGTCGGCACAACCAACTGCATTGGACCGGCGGGCGTTACCTCGGGCTCGGCCCAAGCGCGCAATCGTATGTGGGAGGTCGACGGTTCGGGAATGTCAGCAACCTGGCCACCTACAATGCCTGCCTCCGGGACAGTCGGCTCCCGGTGTCGGAATCCGAACAGCTCAGTGACGTGCGTGCGGCCTGCGAACGCCTGATCTTCGGACTTCGTCTGACGGATGGTGTTGCGCTGGAAGAGACCGGTGTTCTGTCAGATGCCGGTTTAGCAGTCGTCATTCACGAATTGATGGCGGATCACCTCCTGGAACGCGAGGGCCATCTGGCGCGACTCACAGCCCGAGGACGACGCTACGCGGACAGCGTGGCCGTGACCCTGCTCTCCGCCATCAAGGAAGCGCCTCGCGCCCCCTCGGCTCTTGACTTCCATGCTCCGTCACGTCAACAGTGTACGGAGAGTGCGGAGAACGTGCGCATCGAACGACACTCCGCAACTCCCTAG
- a CDS encoding DUF5069 domain-containing protein has product MMDLRTAFPRSMKVQLAGYVHLARMIDKCRAVVAGTEGEYIYPCPMDERLLEYAGLTAEQFTAAVRANQTDDGVVKWFQDTATPHGTGELVEWNRLLLARGPSSPESSEKFKRYRDAVDASRTDITAWSDLQDLEEGRVVPRRG; this is encoded by the coding sequence GTGATGGATTTACGCACAGCCTTCCCGCGTAGCATGAAGGTACAGTTGGCCGGCTATGTCCATTTGGCACGGATGATCGATAAGTGCCGTGCGGTGGTGGCCGGAACTGAAGGCGAGTACATCTATCCCTGCCCGATGGATGAGCGGCTGCTGGAGTATGCCGGCCTCACGGCCGAGCAATTCACAGCAGCCGTGCGGGCGAACCAGACCGATGACGGGGTGGTGAAGTGGTTTCAAGACACTGCCACCCCGCACGGAACAGGGGAACTCGTCGAATGGAACAGGCTGCTGCTGGCGCGGGGCCCAAGTTCGCCGGAAAGTTCCGAAAAATTCAAACGATATCGTGATGCGGTGGACGCATCGCGCACCGACATTACGGCCTGGTCTGATTTGCAGGACTTGGAAGAGGGTCGTGTGGTGCCACGGAGAGGATAG
- a CDS encoding ATP-dependent Clp protease adaptor ClpS, with amino-acid sequence MSTLTPVMTPDALDTTDVGTGDDLEARVIVFNCECHTYQQVIALFCKCIPGMNSSRAFELAWRIDHEGQATVYSGVRKLAEEIGTKLAAGGLRVGVQ; translated from the coding sequence ATGAGCACGCTCACCCCCGTCATGACCCCCGACGCCCTCGACACGACCGACGTGGGCACGGGTGACGATCTGGAAGCCCGCGTGATTGTATTCAATTGCGAATGTCACACGTATCAACAGGTCATCGCCTTATTTTGCAAATGTATTCCGGGAATGAATTCCTCCCGGGCCTTTGAGCTAGCCTGGCGAATTGATCATGAAGGGCAGGCCACGGTCTACTCCGGGGTGCGCAAGCTGGCGGAGGAAATCGGGACCAAGCTGGCGGCCGGGGGATTGCGGGTCGGAGTGCAGTAG
- a CDS encoding DUF3386 domain-containing protein: MEHAAAVDTPVTIADDPHARALLQRAFESTARWQSDFRGFSADLTVNTNGQLMSGTVVVKGPREVTVHLSDEAIQKWAQEQIGMIAVHRAPRKFEESDGKHRLTMEAGGEHPLGQRLDIHGDGMQSFYRIKDNRITQINRKMPHVAFTINVEESSTTQDQKQLTTKYTVYYFSPQDGKLRNVESFTDTHVRVGASDLPATRRIISYDNGAVVVRTLTFTNHRLLA; the protein is encoded by the coding sequence ATGGAACATGCCGCCGCTGTCGATACACCCGTGACAATCGCCGATGACCCTCACGCTCGCGCGCTGCTCCAGCGAGCCTTCGAAAGCACTGCGCGCTGGCAGTCTGATTTTCGCGGATTTTCCGCAGATTTGACGGTCAACACCAATGGGCAGCTGATGAGCGGCACCGTCGTGGTCAAGGGTCCACGAGAGGTGACCGTCCACCTGTCCGATGAAGCGATTCAGAAATGGGCGCAGGAACAGATCGGCATGATTGCCGTGCACCGCGCCCCCCGCAAGTTCGAGGAATCAGACGGCAAACACCGCCTCACGATGGAAGCGGGTGGCGAGCATCCACTGGGTCAGCGGTTGGATATTCATGGCGACGGCATGCAGTCCTTCTATCGCATCAAAGACAACCGCATCACGCAGATCAATCGCAAAATGCCCCACGTGGCCTTCACCATCAATGTGGAAGAGAGCAGCACCACCCAGGATCAGAAACAGCTGACCACCAAATACACCGTGTACTATTTTTCGCCGCAAGACGGCAAACTCCGGAATGTCGAGAGCTTCACAGACACCCACGTCCGTGTCGGAGCGTCCGATCTCCCCGCGACCAGGCGCATCATCTCCTACGACAACGGCGCGGTGGTGGTACGCACACTCACCTTCACCAACCATAGATTGTTGGCGTGA